One segment of Gammaproteobacteria bacterium DNA contains the following:
- a CDS encoding undecaprenyl-phosphate glucose phosphotransferase, whose amino-acid sequence MIQHHPPGIRFHHSLSSVAHRLMDALIIVLGLWSCVEILGVSWSSHYAAVALLATVLFMVGAESTDLYHFWRQMPVLYVWALVGVGLLIVGYATKSTSDFSRLAMSLWAVGTPLGLIGYRLALRKLLSFLHMRGFSMQTVAIGGANAHGCQFAQYLQRNPALGLRLLGFFDDREPGYGDDRLPSNLPAPLLGSFQDLVECAYSGRIDVVYILLPLKAQDRIAQLIQRLADAPVAVYLVPDFFVFDLLHAQWINIGNMPTISIFETPLSGVNGLAKRVEDVVLSMLILVLIAAPMVVIALAVKRSSPGPVLFKQTRYGLDGCKINIWKFRTMTVCEDGDQVVQAQRNDRRVTPLGAFLRRTSLDELPQFFNVLMGQMSIVGPRPHAVAHNEQYRKLIPGYMLRHKVKPGITGWAQINGWRGETEVIEKMQKRVEYDLWYIRHWSLRVDLQIVAYTALRVLWDREAY is encoded by the coding sequence ATGATTCAACATCATCCTCCGGGTATTCGTTTTCATCACTCTTTGTCATCAGTCGCGCATCGGTTGATGGATGCGCTGATAATTGTATTAGGCTTATGGTCTTGCGTTGAGATTCTGGGCGTCTCTTGGTCATCTCATTATGCAGCCGTTGCGTTGCTGGCGACGGTGCTATTCATGGTGGGCGCTGAAAGCACAGACCTTTATCATTTCTGGCGGCAGATGCCGGTTTTGTATGTATGGGCGCTGGTCGGGGTAGGGTTGCTGATCGTGGGGTACGCTACCAAAAGCACGAGCGATTTTTCGCGCTTGGCCATGAGTCTGTGGGCAGTCGGAACGCCGCTGGGACTGATAGGCTATCGACTGGCGCTGCGAAAATTGTTGTCTTTTTTGCACATGCGCGGTTTCAGCATGCAGACAGTGGCGATTGGTGGGGCGAATGCGCATGGTTGTCAGTTCGCGCAATATCTGCAGCGCAATCCGGCGCTTGGTTTACGTTTGCTGGGCTTTTTCGATGACCGTGAACCTGGTTATGGCGACGACCGGTTGCCTTCAAACCTACCAGCGCCTTTGTTGGGTTCGTTTCAGGATTTGGTTGAATGCGCCTACAGCGGGAGGATTGATGTCGTTTACATCCTGTTGCCATTGAAGGCGCAGGATCGGATTGCGCAGTTGATTCAGCGCTTGGCGGACGCCCCGGTGGCGGTGTATCTGGTGCCGGACTTTTTTGTGTTCGATCTGTTGCACGCGCAATGGATCAACATCGGTAACATGCCCACGATCAGTATCTTTGAAACGCCTTTGTCGGGGGTCAATGGTCTGGCGAAGCGCGTAGAGGATGTGGTGTTGTCAATGTTGATTCTGGTGCTGATCGCGGCGCCGATGGTGGTTATCGCGCTTGCGGTGAAGCGGTCGTCGCCGGGGCCGGTGCTTTTTAAGCAAACCCGTTATGGGTTGGATGGGTGCAAGATCAATATCTGGAAATTCCGGACGATGACGGTGTGCGAGGATGGCGATCAGGTGGTGCAGGCGCAGCGGAATGATCGCCGAGTAACGCCTTTGGGAGCGTTTTTGCGCCGTACTTCGCTGGATGAATTGCCGCAGTTTTTTAATGTGCTGATGGGGCAGATGTCGATTGTGGGGCCGCGCCCACATGCCGTGGCGCATAATGAACAATATCGCAAGTTGATTCCAGGATATATGCTGCGGCATAAGGTGAAGCCGGGAATTACTGGTTGGGCGCAGATAAATGGCTGGCGCGGCGAGACCGAGGTAATTGAGAAAATGCAGAAGCGGGTGGAGTATGATCTCTGGTATATTCGGCATTGGTCGTTGCGCGTGGATCTGCAGATTGTTGCGTATACGGCGTTAAGAGTGCTTTGGGATCGAGAGGCGTATTGA
- a CDS encoding polysaccharide biosynthesis/export family protein: MYEHLRQPVPVPRTTTRALRLTVSLLAATLLLSACAAPGMNTYQMRTESSVTLPAKPGDEAAPAEVKVQPITAELIIAQERAATPRPPAELPKPVASDYKIGPGDILTIIVWGHPELTIPTGEFRNAEQAGTVVAEDGTIFYPFVGIVPVAGKTTREVRNLLTQPLSKFIELVQLDVRVAAYRSKRVYVVGEVVKPGLREITDIPMTLIEAINRSDGFTGQADPANITLTRQGQTFRVDLQALYENGAVDQNIPLEPGDIVNVPDRQLNKVFVLGEVQNPGSFIMNKRRKTLAEAIGDAGDVLHTTANPQQIFVMRGQIDQPEIYHLDSRSPDALLLADRFPLQPRDIVYVDTADVVRWNRVITNILPTATLLNTTGTTFPLFRAPVR; this comes from the coding sequence ATGTATGAACATCTCCGCCAACCCGTTCCGGTTCCCCGGACAACGACGCGCGCCCTCAGACTGACAGTGAGCCTCCTGGCGGCAACCCTCCTTCTGTCCGCCTGCGCCGCGCCAGGCATGAATACCTATCAGATGCGCACCGAATCATCGGTGACGCTGCCAGCTAAGCCGGGCGATGAAGCTGCGCCCGCCGAGGTCAAGGTCCAGCCGATTACCGCGGAATTAATCATCGCCCAGGAACGCGCCGCCACCCCGCGCCCGCCCGCTGAACTGCCCAAGCCGGTTGCTTCCGACTACAAAATCGGCCCCGGCGACATCTTGACCATCATTGTCTGGGGACACCCCGAACTGACCATTCCCACCGGCGAGTTTCGTAACGCCGAACAGGCCGGCACCGTGGTTGCCGAAGACGGCACCATTTTCTACCCCTTTGTCGGTATCGTGCCGGTCGCGGGCAAGACGACACGCGAGGTGCGGAACTTGTTGACCCAACCGCTTAGCAAGTTCATTGAATTAGTCCAGCTTGACGTGCGCGTCGCTGCCTATCGCAGCAAGCGGGTCTATGTGGTGGGCGAAGTGGTCAAGCCCGGCCTGCGCGAGATCACGGATATCCCAATGACCCTCATCGAAGCAATCAACCGCTCTGATGGCTTCACCGGGCAGGCCGACCCCGCCAATATCACCCTGACCCGCCAGGGCCAAACCTTTCGGGTGGATTTGCAAGCGTTGTACGAAAATGGCGCGGTGGACCAGAACATTCCATTAGAGCCGGGCGACATCGTCAACGTCCCGGATCGCCAGCTTAACAAGGTGTTTGTGCTGGGCGAAGTGCAAAATCCCGGTTCCTTCATCATGAACAAGCGCCGCAAGACCCTGGCCGAGGCCATCGGCGACGCCGGCGACGTCTTGCACACCACGGCGAACCCGCAACAGATTTTTGTCATGCGCGGTCAGATCGATCAACCGGAAATTTATCATCTTGATTCGCGCAGCCCCGACGCCCTGTTGCTGGCTGATCGCTTTCCCTTGCAGCCCCGCGATATTGTCTATGTCGATACCGCGGATGTCGTGCGCTGGAACCGGGTGATCACCAACATCTTGCCCACTGCGACCTTGCTCAATACGACGGGCACCACCTTCCCGCTGTTCCGGGCGCCGGTGCGCTGA